A window of Raineyella sp. W15-4 contains these coding sequences:
- the ybaK gene encoding Cys-tRNA(Pro) deacylase: MAKRGKNSHEPAGTPALQAVVRAGIPHTLHEHAGDLQATDIHGRGEIGPESARQLGVSPDRVFKTLIADCSGRLVVGVVPVSHHLDLKALARAIGAKKAQMADPAVAERSSGYVVGGISPLGQRTPLLTVVDDSALAQQTVFVSAGKRSLKLEIAPDDLIRLLDARVATIRTLD; this comes from the coding sequence ATGGCCAAGCGCGGCAAGAACTCCCATGAGCCCGCCGGCACCCCTGCTCTGCAGGCGGTCGTCCGGGCCGGGATCCCGCACACGTTGCACGAGCACGCCGGCGACCTGCAGGCCACCGACATCCACGGCCGCGGCGAGATCGGCCCGGAGTCGGCCCGGCAGCTGGGAGTCAGCCCCGACCGGGTGTTCAAGACCCTGATCGCCGACTGCTCGGGCCGTCTGGTGGTGGGCGTGGTCCCGGTCAGCCACCATCTCGACCTCAAGGCGCTGGCCCGCGCCATCGGCGCGAAAAAGGCCCAGATGGCTGATCCGGCCGTCGCCGAACGCTCCAGCGGTTATGTGGTGGGCGGCATCTCGCCGCTGGGGCAGCGGACGCCGTTGCTCACCGTGGTGGACGATTCGGCGCTGGCGCAGCAGACCGTCTTCGTGTCCGCCGGGAAGCGGTCACTCAAGCTCGAGATCGCCCCGGACGACCTGATCCGGCTGCTCGACGCCCGGGTCGCCACCATCCGCACCCTGGACTGA